The DNA region tatgaaactaTCGACAAGGACTACAAATATAGCAGTAGAGGGTataaatctgtggagcctacacccaagcacaagttcttggctgtagcctcgggggctactcccatcgggaacgctgttcgcgtgcccgatgaatttttatcaaaaaggaagaaacagaagtgagtatatttcgagttacacatataactctacatatactcccatcgggaagacaaaataagtcatcaaatatgactcgataaaatgtgctattccaacaggcgaaaagcactcgacaatatattctcagagcgctaaaagtcgcgaataaatctctgaatgccgcaaaactttgcgaaggtaagaccccagatccgttctgagcggcgtcgcaccgtctctgacggcggactgctactttttttccgtatcaacagatacgaagaaaaatcctaacggacgcgttaggtacccgataaattatgactgggactcgacagaatggtaagaccttaagcggcacctgtcgaagtttacaccagtatcccgagatcatgtccagggacgtgattttgaagtaggtttttgcggattgccactagagcagttaactagtacctgatccgtcagatgaactagccccaactaccgttatccctgtacaaaataatatttgcatatcgaaacattatgtaatgagtaaagttggagattttccctgattcttcgattcaagaaaaatctcgggggctactgacataggcatccccaatgggcctgccaaagatggtacccggggtttattaaaggcccaggactcgaggaagaagaagattcggaagcccatttagtgttaaggaaagatagtttgtattaggaaagatagagatttgtaatcttacgggttgggtacgaaaccctcccgaattctgtaacttgtgtattacgaaaccctcggctccaccctctatataagggggagtcgagggacgaagaagggatcgaatctactgtcaacataaccctagttttcataatcgtcgaggacttttcgcctgaaccttcgagatctacttgccctctacttctagcaaaaccctagtctacaatctgtaggcattgacaagttaatcctttgtcagatCCCCCTGCCTTACTCCCTGATGTGTGGAGAAGTATGCTCCAATCTCTCCATTAACATTGATTCCCACTTTGCCACTAGTCACTGTTTTCATTATCAAGTCTATCCATTTGGGTGGAAGTCCTTTTGCTACCATTGATTGATAAAGAGAAGGCCCTTTGACTTTGTCAAAGGCTTTCTCAAATTCAATCTTGAAAAGAACTCTAGATTTTTTCCTTTTGTGTGTGTCATTTAAAATCTCATGTAATATATTTACACCCTCCATTATATTTTCCCTTTAATAAAAATTGTTTGATTCAAAATAACAATCTTCCAGATCAGTTGAATGCGTCTATTGACTAAAACCCTTGTTATAATTGTGAAAGACACATTTAAGAGACAGATGGGCCTGTATGTTTGAATCATGTCTGCATCCTTCCCTTTTGGAACTAAGGTAATTACCCCATAGTTCAATCTAGCTATATCTAactctcctttttggaaatcaTTCAACAGGTCAAAAAGATCATGCTTCACCAATTCCCAATTTTTCTGGTAGAATTCTGCATTAAACCCATCTGGGTCAGCTGCTTTATTAGCTTCCATTTCAAACACAGCAGTCTTTAGGTTCTCCATGGTGAAATCTTTCATTAAAAACTCACAATCCTCTTCATTGAGCCTTTCTAACCCCAAATTATTAAATCGAATATCATTTAAATCTGGATTACCAAAGGTTTTTTTATAGAAgttagtgacaagggattaacttgtcaatgcctacaagttgtagactagggttttcgtgaaagtagagggcaagtagatctcgaaggtttcagccgaaaaggtactCGACTGCTAAAGAACTAAGGTTtgttgacaatgagattgatcatttctttgtccctcgactcccccttatataggaggcggagccgagggtttcgtattacacaagttacaatagtcgggagactctttgagttcgacccgtaagAATACAAACTtccttattcctaatctatctctactttCCATAGTCGACTTTCtcatgggcttccgggcttcataatcttcgggttatgggccttcagtaaaccccgggtgctatcttcggcaggcccatccgggatgcctatgtcagtagcccccgagattttgcttgattcgtagagtcgagtaaaatctcgacCCGCATAATCCATCCATACATTCTTCAAGTCATTTACAAATAGCTTATCCGAGACATAtatatattgtgcagggataatggtagatggggctggttcatatgacggatcaggtaccagttaactgctctcgtggcaaacccgcaaaaacctacttcaaggtcaagtccctggacacgACCCCggaatactggcgtaattcgacatgtgccgcattAGGACTTACTCATGaatcgaattccagtcatgtttgtAAAATCCATAGCGCGTCCGCTAGGAatgtttcttcgtatctgttgacacggaaaagagtagcagagcgcagtctggtgcgataccacgccactcaGGACAGaacccggggacttaccttcgtaaagttttACGGCATCCAGAGATTTtatcgcggcggacgcgctccaggaatatattgtcgagtacctttatcggctgttggaatagcccaTTTTATCGAATCAATTAACAATATTATCttgacgctcccgatgggaatatATGAAGAGTTGTGTAACTCGAATTTCGACGACCATCTTCCTCAGcataaattatcgggtgcgcgatcagcgctcccgatgggagtagcccccgaggctacagccgagtatTTGTACTTGCCTGGAGGCTCAACTTGTATTATTTCTTCACTTATCGTCTTCAAAATCACGAATCCCGtcatatctttattttatcgggtgcgcgaccagcgctcccgatgggtttGACCCCCATTGGGTAAAACTCATTATGGCATGTGTATGTGTTACGTCAGTCCGCTATCAAGTATGGCTCAACTCAAATGAAACCAAGATGTTCGCACCAACAAGGGGTATTCGTCAAGGAGATCCCCTTTCACCATATTTGTTTCTCATTTGTGCAGAAGGTTTATCAAGCTTTCTAAGTCATGTTGAATCAACACAACGAGATTGTTGGAGTAAAAGTTTGCAGAGAGGCGCCAATGATATCACATCTTATTTTTGTGGATGACTCTCTTGTTCTTATGGAGGCCAATGGTGATAATGCAAGAGCTTTGAAGCAGGTTCTGGATTCCTATTGTGCTAGTTCGGGGCAGCTAGTGAGTGCGGAGAAATGCAGTATTTTTTTCAGCCAAAATGCTTCGATTGATAGTagagttgaactttgtgaaactcTAGATATTTGGACAGAATCTCTTCATGATAAATACCTTGGTCTCCCAGCCATGGTAGGGTTGATAGAAGTACTTGTTTCCAGTATCATGTTGAAAGAGTCCAAGCTATTATTAGTGGATGGAAGAAGAAAATATTATCGATGGAACGGAAGGAGGCTTTGATTAAAGCGGTTGCTGAAGCTATATCAGTGTTTGCGATGACAATATTCAATATCCCCAAAAAATATCTGTAAGGGAATTACCAATGCTATTTAACAGCTATGGTGGGGCGATGATTATAACCATAAAAGAATGCACTGGCTAGCATGGTGGAAGATGTGTATTCCGAAGGAAAAAAGGAGGCATGGGTTCCGTGATTTACATACTTTTAATACAGCGATGTTGACAAAACAGAGTTGGAGATTAATGGAAGACCCGAGATTCCTTATGTGCAAAAGTACTTCGTGCAAGATATTATCCTGATGGTAACTTACTAAAAGCTCAATTAAAGAGTGGGAGTTCTTTTACATGGCAGAGTATTGTATGTGGAATCCAAACTTTTAAATCGTGGATGTATTTGGAGAGTAGGAGAAGGTGATCATATTAGCATCTAGGAGGATGCTTGGATTCCAACAAGCCCTACCGGGAAGGTTTATACGCCAAGAGTAGGTATTTTTTTGAGCAAAGTTTCAGATCTCATAAACCCTGTGACAGGCTGGTGGGATGAAGAACTCATGCGAGAGAAATTCTGGAGTATAGATGCAAATCGAACCAATGAGATCCCGATTGCACCTTCGGGTATGCAGGACTTTGGACTTTGTGGCCTGGCACTTAACCAAAACTGGTTTGTTCACTATTAGATCCACGTATCATGTGGAATGTGAGTACCAATTCGGTCGACATAATCCATATACTATGGATAATGGTGGAGCACATGGGAGTGATGTTTGGAAAAGATTATGGCGCCTTCAAGTACCGGCGAAGATCAAAATATTTGGTTGGAGGGTTCTTCATGGTCTAATCCCGTGTCTAGGAGGTCTGGTGAATAGGAATGTGGCTGCATATCATATGTGGTTCTTCATGCAGAAACTCAATGGCTCTGAACACCGCCATTTGCAGCGTCAACATTGAGTTTTATCATCTTGATAAAACTCAATGTTGACGATGCATATGATATTGATCAAGGGTGTGGGAGTCTGGGTGTTGTTGCTAGAGATTATCTTGGCAAGTTTATAGCTGTTAAGTGTAAGAAACTACCGTTTGTTGCTGACTCATTTATGGTGGAAGCTTATGCGGTGAGGGAAGGCTTAAGTTTGGCTCAACACTTAGGGTGCAACAAGGTGATAATTCAATCAGAACATTCTCAAGTTATTGAATGACGGTGGTTTCTCTGCAACCTCATCAGCGGCGATTTTTTATGATTGTAAAATTATTTCAACAAGTTTTAGAGAAATCAGGTTTGAGCATTGTAATAGGGAGGCCAATGAAGTGACCCATGAGCTAGCTAGGCATAGTTTTACTGAGCATTTGGATTGTATTTGGGACGATGATCCCCCTAGCTTTTTTATTTACTAAGCTCATAACGATGTAACTATATTTGGGAATCAATAAAGCATGCCGTGTGGCTTTTCCTAAAAAAAAATACTAGGAAGAAGAATCAGTGTCTGAGCAGAGAGGTGTGCTAGTAGGTCAACCAGTCGTTATTGCATAATAGTAACATCCACGTAGGCATTCGGCTGGGCACAACACACATCTCTGAGTAAGGATGATCATGAACCTACAACAGAAGGAGATACAGGTAGTGATCCAACCATCAAGCGATGCATCCTCTCCTCCGGAGGCTCTCTACAGAGTCCCTGATGATCTTCTCCAAGGGACTGAACTGCAGACCTAGCGCCATTAGCTTCTTCGGCACCGCCTCCGCTCTCACTAGCCCAGGCTGCGTGTCCTCAGGAAATCTGCCGACAAAACCAAAGGGGCCAGCGACGCGACAAGGATCCGTTCAGTCATCGTGCCAGTTAGGAGTTGAACTGTTTGCAAGTCTTGTGCTCCAAACAATATTGTATATGTGTTCACTTTGCAGTTTGAGGAGTTGCTTACTTGTGGACTTTGTAGTCAGGGTAGAGCTCGCCGACTTTCGCCGAGAAATCGCTCCAGTGACAGATGGGCTCCACGCAGAGGTGCCTCCCGGATGCCGATGGGTTCTCGTACAGCAGAATATGGGCTAGTGCGACGTCTTCCACATGCACTGGCCCGATGAAGAAATCTGCATACTCCTCTGTGCAACCTGTCGTATGCAGAGAGGTGTGTTAAGAAGGTGTTTCCTTTTATCATAGCACTTGGTAGCAACCACACACTAAACTGAACAAGAAAAGGCCTTCTGAATAGCAAATGCAGGTAATTTCCATTATCACGGTGTGGAATACAAATGTATGATGATTTTGTGATCTACTACCTCTGAaccgatttaatcgacgcggacaATACACTATGTACAGACATGTGCTGAACTCAGTCCACGTTGATTAAAagcgaacggagggagtatagttTTCTATGCCATCtggattcagaggtgacataacatGCAGTTCTACTCTAATATTTACCGCAGAATATTCATTACAGCTGAGATTATCAATCAAAATGTGAAGGTCTCATCAGAGATAATATGTGTTCAGCTTGTACAAGTGCATGAACTGCCCCTGCTTCAGTTTGCCGTTCATGACTCACACGTAACTGTTTGGAAACAATATTACTGTTCCATCAGCCAACTTTCGAGAAGGGCTATGAAATGACTAAATTTAACTATCAATCAGATCTTGAACTATATGATCATCAAACGCTGCAATAGCCAATACGCGTACCTTCAAGTAAGCGAAGAAACATGGCCATACTGGCATTGATTTTTGGCGGAATCATCTCGCCCAAAACAGTGCCCGGATTGACCGTCACCACATCCAGTCCATTCTCCTCTGCAAATTTCCATGCTGCCTTTTCCGCGAGCGCCTTTGAAGCAGGGTACCAAACCTATCCAAGAAAGGATAGAACCTGAGATAACTGCAAGCTTTCAGCAGAAAAATGCTTTGCATCTTGACAATTTTACATGTTGCTTTTATGTGCAACTTTCTACTCAGTGATCCAGTAGAATCAAAAGGAGCAAAAGCTAGATCATTCGGGCATCTTCATAACTGAACTAAGCTGCTCCTGCATCTGGAGGTCTCGTATTTTCATTTCGCCAAACAAACTATGCACTTGTACGGTAAGAAACTGCTCTGACTACAGGGTGCAGAGAACCGTTTCCATGTCCTTCGCTTCAGATATGTTACCAAGGTGATCATGTAATCTCACCCCGTTCTTGTCGCAGTAGTCGATGTCGGTCCAGCAGCGCTCGTCGAGGACCTCGCCGGCCGGCCACCCCGGGCAGGGGACGAGGGCGGAGACGGAGGAGGTGACCACCACCCGCCGCACTCCCCCGGCTTCCTTGGCGGCGCGCAGCACGTTGAGCGTCCCCTCTACCGCCGGCACCACCAGCTCCTTCTGCGACCAAGTAACGGGGCAGACACCGCCGGAGAGTGTGAGGAGACGAGAGGGCCGACGCGGCAATGGCAGGACCGTCAATAATGGAGCACGCGGGACGGTACCTGggggtcgaggacgaggtcgacaGTGCAGGGAGAGGCGAGGTGGAACACGCCAGAGCAGCCCCGGACGGCGGCGAGCATGGCGGCGCCGTCGAGTAGGTCGCACCGGAAGAAGCGGATGCGGTCCTTGTCGCCGGCCGCAGCGGCGAGCGCGAGGAGGTGGTCCGTCTCGGCCTTGTCATCTGCGCCATGCCAACCAAATCAAGGGCGAGCTCGGCCGCATTGGTCCCAAGAAAGAAGCGGACGAACACAACATAGCACTGACCGGGGTTGAGGACGGCGGCGTGGATGGAGTAGCCgcgggcgaggaggaggcggacgagccAGGAGCCGATGAAGCCGCTGGCGCCGGTGACCAGCACCGTCTCCCCCTTGGCTTCAGTTCCTTCAGTCGCCATGTGTGGTGCTCCTTGGACTGTGAGTGATCACGTGAGTGTGCACGAGATATGTATCCTGGTGCGCGACAATCGAGTGATGGGGTGGCTACCAGAAACGAGATTGTATGGATGCGCATGGTACCAGTTTCAAAACCGACAAGAAAGCTACTGTTCTGTACTAGTGTAACACATCAGTGTTCATAGTACACACACACATCAGCTGCGGAGTAGTCGTTTTCGTCGACGGTTCAAAGAAGATATTATCGGGGGACACGTACGGCACTTGGATCTCACATGAAACAGTTTAAAACGTGGAGAGCGGCACAGCAAGGCAGCAGTGGAAACTTCTACCGCAACTGTGGAAAGATATGCATAAGACAGATGTTACATGATCAGCTTACACCATTTTCTCCGAGAGCAAGGACATCAGTGAAAGCCTGGTATGATATGGGCTCATTCATCAGTTCATCAGTCATCACACTTAGGTACAAAAACACCGTAGGTTAGTGCCTGCCCACAAGTCAGTCCCGTTTGTAGGAGCACGGGGCCGTTGGCCAGTTAATAAAGCGTCTACAGCTCCGTCTTCACATCTTCTGCGTTGACAACGTACCCTTTCCGTGAGAACAGGCCCAGGAAGAAGTTCGACAACTTGGAGGTGAAGGACGATGGCTCCTGTGCTGCATCTGGCTTCTTTATCTTGCATAGCATGTCAAAGTCGTGCTTCAGGTGCGGCTGGACTATCTTTTCCTGCAAGCACATAATCAGAAATGCTGTTCATCAGAGATCGCTACTAGAGGAAATGCAGATTTTGCTTCCTGAACATATAATACTTGTAGAACATTAGTCGCTGTTGTATTTACCTTGAACTCCTCAAATGGACAGAAATCCTTGTTGCCACAGCCCTGCATTGGTAGCCCACCAAAAGGGGAGGAAACATAGTCAAAATAGGGGACTTCCCAATATCACACACAGTAAGCAAAAAAACAGAGCACATtccgagagtggattttgtacacccacgcatgggtgtgcgtgtttccgtcaccgtccattgtgctttgagattcggataaaagaggagagagaaaggaatctttccatctaccGGAAATATCAAAAACAGTAGGCACCAAAACAGAGCACTAGACAGCCAGATGCATGGAGGGGAGTGCATATGGTCTACTGAGTAGCAGACAAAAACATTGTTTAGCAAAGTAAgccattttttttacttttcaaGTAAGTTAGTTCATGGTACGTTGGTACATATTCTGTGATTCcaaaatactactacctccattccataaAACAAGgcatataaatttggtcaaaagtcaacattatctaagtttgactaagtttagaGACAAAAATATGAACAGTACATTACCAAATCCGTATAAATAGATCCACCATACGATGTATTTTCTTAGTGTATTTATTAATTATCATAAATATTGATATTTTGTGTATATCTTTGGTCAAACTTAGTGTGCTTTGACTTGTGACTAAAAATATACGCCTTGCTTTATGAAATGTCGGATCAAATCATGAAGTTCTACCAAAGCGCATCCAATGGAGCGGCTAGTGGTTTGAAACCTGAGAGAGACCTTAAAGGACCCACAAGATGATTTGTAAAATGTGACAAAAGGTGTAACCATATAGTAAGGCGAATTAAACACCTAATAAATTTTACAGTAGGCACCAAAACAGAGCACTAGCCAGCTAGCCAGATGCATGGAGAAGCATGAACATGGTCTAGGCAGCACCGGCCGTAAATGTTGCCTAGTTTGTGGGGCACTGGCATGTATTCGATGATTTCATAATATTACTAGATAATAATGGCAAATTACAATTTTTTTTGGATCACCTAATAAATTGTACTAAAGCATGTTCAATGGTGCGGTGGTTAGTGGGCTCAAACTTGAGAGAGAACCTAGTGGACCCACAGGACAATttgtaaaataaaacaaaacttgTTACCACTGAGTAAAGCATACTAAATCATGTTTAATGGCGCGGTGGTTGGTTTTGGCTCAAACTTGAGAGATGCCCTGAGGACCCACAAGACGAAttgcaaaataaaacaaaacttgTAACCATTGATTACGGCAAATTAAAAGCCTCAGAAAATTTACACTAGGAAAAAGAATGGGTCAGTGGATAAAGCACAGAAAATTGCAAACGTATATAGTCTTACTGGCATTGAAACTGGAGCTTCATTATGTAGAACTTGCACAAAGTACGAGCTGTTTTGACCCTGGGATATCCTGTTGTCACCAGTTTTGCCAGGGCATTGGTGTAAAACCAACATATTGTTACTAGCAAAAGGTGCTACAAGGCCGCCCTTCCAGTTTCTCTTCTGTGGTGGCATCGGAGGTAGATCCAATGGTTCCTCCCGCTGTATCTTCTCAAAATCTtgatgcaaaacaaaaaaaatcaaatgtgCAATTCATGGAAAAACATCATGCGTGGACAGAGTCTAAAATAGGAGCCATACCTGATCCTTCAAGAAAAAGACCAAGAAGACATGTGAAAGGAACAAGAGTTTCTGCATGTGCAAATCGGAGCCTTGCCTTCTCGTATGTACCATCAGGATAATTTTCTACAATTCCAAGAATTAAATTTTCAGTCTGTAGTTTTGACAATCATCGTCATTTGTAATGGTATCTACAGTACTGATCACTACATTATCGCTGCTTCAGAACATGGAAGGTGGTGACATAGTGTTACCTTCTTTAGCTGTGATTGCGTCCTCCATTGACTGGACAACATCCTTGAGCAACGGCAATCCCATTTTATAGTTTATCGACTCACCATAACCTTTGAGCACAAAACCCTCCAAATCGTCTGTCCATTCTAGAGATTGAACCTGAACAAACAAGATTCGTTAGCATTAATAGGACAAATCAAAGCACGTCGTTAATTTGAGAACCTACAACTGTCTAAGGAGTCTTTATGTGTCTCAAGTCTTCCAATTTAAGTATTTGACAAAACGGGCACCTACATGAAGCGAGTAACTGTCTGAACTTGAGAGTTCAAACGAAGTACATGAAACTAAAGTTGTATGTCAGAAGCTTGCAACACATGTATGATTGAATTGAGAAATGAACCTGACTCAATAATTTCATCTTCGAACTGTGACAAACTTAACCAACTTCTGGGATGTATCATTCTATTAAGATATAAAGGTAACTGAACTTATGATTCTTATGAAATCTAAAAGAGAACCATGTCCTCGAATCATCTGTATACAGATCTCCTACAAAAAGACTAATTTGAATGTATGTCGCCTAACTGAATGCAGACAGGGCAGAGACTAATTTGACCTAGAGTTGTAGTGGTGAAATTGTTTAAGAAACTCTGAAATCTGACAGAACCCTACCTCAGCTTCACTGAAAAGTTGACAAGCATGATTGGTAATATTCAGTAAAGATGCTTCCTGCAAAAAGAACAGCCAAGTCACAAAATGTCCATATGCCACACTAGACTCTATCTCCCACCAGGAAACTACATACCTGTTTGCAAAGGAACCAGAGGGAAGAAACATCTTGTTTTGTAAAATTTAGACGATAACGGTTGACTAAAGCAGACGTGACTTGTTCCAGAATCGGTTCCTTTTGCTTGTCAACATCGGGCTCCTTTCTTTTCCTGTAgtcctgaacatgttattgtggtTATTAGTTTTGGGCAAAATAGCACCATGGAAAGGCcacagttgtacaaacgaagaaaAGATACCATGTATAGCATACAAAACTACCATAAACTCTGCCTACGAGAATTATTTAAATGAGAGCAGCTAGAGCATGCCATTTATGTAATGAAGAATGAAGGAACAAAAACTGCTGTGCAACATACAAACTACCTAACCAACAGGTGGAAGCAGAAGAGAGTATGCAGCAAAGCATGAGAGACTAAGCGCAAGTCCATAAAGGTACAAGTGCAGATTGATTACACATATTCAGGATATGTAATATTAGTGCTTAATGCAACATGCCAACACAAAGCACTATTTGCATCGCAACAGGCAATTTTAGTCTCTCTTTCAGCTACAAACGTGAGCAATAAACCAAAAGGACTAAAAACGTCAGAATTTTGTGTTCTTTATTTCTCAACATATTACTGCTACAATAAATACTAAATAGTACCTTGTATGTTTGACAGCTGTCAAAGAATCGCAGACAAATATCACTTGCACAACTCTCACTCAGAACAGAGAAAGCGCGGTTTTTGCCTGCTCCAAGTTTTCCTTTCCCAGAAAGTAGCCCCAAACCAAATGCTACTGCACTAGCTGATGCCCGAGGAACCTGCATCTCAAGCACACAGTAATAAGTAACCATACTGTGCGGCGGTAAATTTTCAACAACATTTGTAACTGAACTGGAAATCATCAACTGACAcatcaacaatgttggattctaaACAAGTTTGTTTACAAAAATGAGACTCAGCAAGCTAGGTTCTCCGAAATGCTATTATG from Lolium rigidum isolate FL_2022 unplaced genomic scaffold, APGP_CSIRO_Lrig_0.1 contig_17643_1, whole genome shotgun sequence includes:
- the LOC124680482 gene encoding phenylacetaldehyde reductase — protein: MATEGTEAKGETVLVTGASGFIGSWLVRLLLARGYSIHAAVLNPDDKAETDHLLALAAAAGDKDRIRFFRCDLLDGAAMLAAVRGCSGVFHLASPCTVDLVLDPQKELVVPAVEGTLNVLRAAKEAGGVRRVVVTSSVSALVPCPGWPAGEVLDERCWTDIDYCDKNGVWYPASKALAEKAAWKFAEENGLDVVTVNPGTVLGEMIPPKINASMAMFLRLLEGCTEEYADFFIGPVHVEDVALAHILLYENPSASGRHLCVEPICHWSDFSAKVGELYPDYKVHKFPEDTQPGLVRAEAVPKKLMALGLQFSPLEKIIRDSVESLRRRGCIA
- the LOC124680480 gene encoding LOW QUALITY PROTEIN: multiple inositol polyphosphate phosphatase 1 (The sequence of the model RefSeq protein was modified relative to this genomic sequence to represent the inferred CDS: deleted 1 base in 1 codon), coding for MAPATSLPFLLLLATLLAAAPLSPAAEPEEFDVRRHLSTVTRYAPPAPVPLCALQRPPDPRPARRWVCGGPRFEGLTPLGDDFLRYDVSRGSNSAVAAPSISDECRVIHLNLVARHGTRAPTKKRVKELDRLAARLGALVNEAGQGPDSEAVKKIPSWMNTWESPWKGKVTGKGGELVSEGEEELFNFANRVKERFQDLFDEEYHPEVFSIRATQVPRASASAVAFGLGLLSGKGKLGAGKNRAFSVLSESCASDICLRFFDSCQTYKDYRKRKEPDVDKQKEPILEQVTSALVNRYRLNFTKQDVSSLWFLCKQEASLLNITNHACQLFSEAEVQSLEWTDDLEGFVLKGYGESINYKMGLPLLKDVVQSMEDAITAKEENYPDGTYEKARLRFAHAETLVPFTCLLGLFLEGSDFEKIQREEPLDLPPMPPQKRNWKGGLVAPFASNNMLVLHQCPGKTGDNRISQGQNSSYFVQVLHNEAPVSMPGCGNKDFCPFEEFKEKIVQPHLKHDFDMLCKIKKPDAAQEPSSFTSKLSNFFLGLFSRKGYVVNAEDVKTEL